A stretch of the Lactuca sativa cultivar Salinas chromosome 9, Lsat_Salinas_v11, whole genome shotgun sequence genome encodes the following:
- the LOC128128972 gene encoding serine/threonine-protein kinase RIPK-like has protein sequence MKSANILLDDNMDTKICDFGLSRLDSTNQSDTGVVTKVAGTRFYMDPVCNKKSRLIKESDIYSFGVVMFEMSSGMMAYIPSRIEDSKEQYLIDIVRSYYDDHKFVDKLIDSAIKGQIDMSSFDKFNKIAHECISLDISLQMWIMFVKIRDLEIQLVNEASIFWILKVVWWMMKPFPGQCQTLIASQRSQGGGVRFSRDKHF, from the exons ATGAAGAGTGCAAATATTTTGTTAGATGATAATATGGACACCAAAATATGTGATTTTGGTTTGTCAAGATTAGATTCAACAAATCAGTCAGATACTGGTGTCGTTACAAAGGTTGCTGGTACAAGGTTTTACATGGATCCTGTTTGCAACAAAAAAAGTAGGCTCATTAAAGAGTCCGACATATATTCATTTGGAGTGGTAATGTTTGAAATGTCTAGTGGGATGATGGCTTATATTCCAAGTCGCATTGAAGATTCTAAGGAACAATATCTGATTGACATCGTTCGAAGCTACTATGACGACCATAAATTTGTTGACAAGTTAATAGATTCAGCTATCAAAGGGCAGATTGATATGAGTTCTTTTGATAAATTTAATAAAATTGCACATGAGTGCATTAGCTTGGACATTTCG TTACAGATGTGGATAATGTTCGTTAAAATCAGAGATCTTGAAATTCAGTTGGTCAATGAAGCTTCCATTTTCTGGATATTGAAGGTGGTGTGGTGGATGATGAAGCCTTTTCCTGGTCAATGCCAAACTTTGATTGCTTCTCAAAGATCACAAGGAG GTGGTGTAAGATTTAGCCGTGACAAACATTTCTAG